The bacterium genome has a segment encoding these proteins:
- the hflC gene encoding protease modulator HflC — translation MKLGVKIGIAAAGLFLILSAIYQVNETEQVIITQFGRPVGGAVTKAGLHLKVPLIQEVHRFDKRFMAWDGDPNQVPTRDKRFIWIDTYARWRIVDPLLFYQRLRDERGAHSRLDDILDGEARTAVARHDLVELVRTTNRTLISAEDVDSLAGEGAGPINTGRQVISAEILANAQARVKDLGIEVLDIRFKRIGYVEEVRQKVYERMISERRRIADQYRSEGQGEASRINGERERELKTISSEAYRKAEEVRGKADAEATRIYAGAYNQNQQTRDFYTFMRTMESYQESFNGETALILSTSSEFYRFLSRGGR, via the coding sequence ATGAAACTGGGCGTCAAGATCGGCATCGCCGCGGCAGGGCTCTTCCTGATCCTGTCGGCGATCTATCAGGTCAACGAGACGGAGCAGGTCATCATCACGCAATTCGGCCGTCCAGTGGGCGGCGCCGTGACCAAGGCCGGCCTCCATCTCAAGGTGCCGCTCATCCAGGAGGTGCATCGCTTCGACAAGCGCTTCATGGCCTGGGACGGGGATCCCAACCAGGTGCCGACCCGGGACAAACGGTTCATCTGGATTGACACCTACGCCCGCTGGCGCATCGTCGACCCGCTGCTCTTCTACCAGCGGCTGCGGGATGAGCGCGGCGCCCACAGCCGCCTGGACGATATCCTGGACGGCGAGGCGCGCACGGCCGTGGCCCGTCACGACCTGGTGGAACTGGTGCGCACCACCAATCGCACCCTGATCAGCGCGGAGGACGTGGATTCCCTGGCCGGGGAAGGGGCCGGCCCCATCAACACCGGGCGGCAAGTGATCAGTGCCGAGATCCTGGCCAATGCCCAGGCGCGGGTCAAGGACCTGGGCATCGAGGTGCTGGACATCCGCTTCAAGCGCATCGGCTATGTGGAGGAAGTGCGCCAGAAGGTCTACGAGCGCATGATCAGCGAGCGGCGCCGCATCGCCGACCAGTACCGTTCCGAAGGCCAGGGCGAGGCCAGCCGCATCAACGGCGAGCGGGAGCGCGAGCTGAAGACGATCAGCTCCGAGGCTTACCGCAAGGCCGAGGAGGTGCGGGGCAAAGCCGACGCCGAGGCCACGCGCATTTATGCCGGAGCCTACAACCAGAACCAGCAGACCCGGGATTTCTACACCTTCATGCGCACGATGGAGAGCTACCAGGAAAGCTTCAACGGAGAGACGGCGCTCATTCTCTCCACTTCGAGCGAGTTCTACCGTTTCCTGTCGAGGGGGGGCCGCTGA
- a CDS encoding RNA pseudouridine synthase, giving the protein MSGLVRPVPELDGDQPVGVWPGSPPRVLWSDARLLILVKPFNMPVMEDESGDLDLLSWGRAWVERIYHKPGRAWLGLIHRLDRPAAGLVLLARTSQAAARLSAQFRRRTVGKVYRAWLHGTLDRAEGRLEHRLAKERDRNFVRLADAGDAAGREARLAYRLLERRLLPGHGPATEVEIRLETGRPHQIRVQFAALGHPLVGDLKYGAASPLPEGQLALFAAGLAAAHPAGGRRMSWTAPLPAKWGSW; this is encoded by the coding sequence GTGAGTGGACTCGTCCGCCCAGTTCCCGAGCTGGACGGCGACCAGCCGGTGGGCGTCTGGCCAGGCAGCCCGCCCCGGGTCCTGTGGAGCGACGCCCGGCTCCTGATCCTGGTCAAGCCTTTCAACATGCCGGTGATGGAGGATGAGAGCGGCGACCTGGATCTTCTCTCCTGGGGTCGGGCCTGGGTGGAAAGGATTTACCACAAGCCGGGCCGCGCCTGGCTGGGCCTGATCCACCGCCTGGACCGCCCCGCCGCCGGACTTGTCCTGTTGGCGCGCACCTCGCAGGCCGCCGCCCGGCTTAGCGCCCAGTTCCGCCGCCGCACCGTGGGCAAGGTCTACCGGGCCTGGCTGCATGGGACCCTCGACCGCGCCGAAGGCCGCCTTGAGCACCGGCTGGCCAAGGAGCGAGACCGCAATTTCGTGCGCCTGGCCGACGCCGGGGATGCCGCGGGGCGGGAGGCCCGCCTGGCTTATCGCCTGCTGGAGCGCCGCCTCCTGCCCGGCCACGGCCCGGCCACTGAAGTGGAGATCCGCCTTGAGACTGGCCGCCCCCACCAGATCCGTGTCCAGTTCGCCGCCCTGGGGCACCCCCTCGTCGGGGACCTCAAGTATGGCGCCGCGTCGCCGCTGCCGGAGGGGCAGCTGGCCCTCTTCGCGGCCGGGCTGGCGGCGGCCCATCCGGCCGGTGGACGGCGCATGAGCTGGACGGCGCCCCTGCCGGCAAAGTGGGGCTCTTGGTAG
- a CDS encoding class I SAM-dependent methyltransferase, translated as MALGAIQAHVGRCAFHRLLDSGNGYRLEQFGEVSVARPDPHALWSPRLPRADWEAATAWFHREQRFGTSHWERRAPLPQPWLVRHGDLAFELALTPFKHTGIFPEHEPSWSWLQEGLRAWRERHPGRAPRVLNLFAYTGAASLAAAAAGAEVCHVDAAREVVAWARRNQAHSGLGEAALRWITDDAGDFLRRELKRGRRYDGILLDPPAYGRDPKGQVFRFETHVGPLLADCRRLLGDEADFLLVHAYSLGYSATVIGQLLAAHLPEDGIELGELRLDEEARPGLPSRQLPCSVFARWSARSGR; from the coding sequence GTGGCCTTGGGTGCGATCCAGGCCCATGTGGGCCGCTGTGCCTTCCACCGCCTGCTCGATTCCGGCAATGGATACCGGCTCGAGCAGTTCGGGGAGGTGTCGGTGGCGCGACCAGACCCCCATGCCCTTTGGTCGCCGCGCCTGCCGCGCGCGGATTGGGAAGCGGCGACGGCTTGGTTCCACCGCGAGCAGCGCTTCGGCACCAGCCACTGGGAGCGCCGCGCTCCCCTTCCCCAGCCCTGGCTGGTCCGCCATGGCGACCTCGCCTTCGAACTGGCCCTGACCCCTTTCAAACACACGGGCATCTTTCCCGAGCATGAGCCGAGCTGGTCTTGGCTGCAGGAAGGCCTGCGCGCCTGGCGGGAGCGCCATCCCGGCCGCGCCCCCCGCGTCCTCAACCTCTTCGCCTACACGGGCGCCGCCAGCCTGGCGGCGGCCGCCGCCGGGGCCGAGGTCTGCCACGTGGACGCCGCGCGGGAGGTGGTGGCCTGGGCACGGCGCAACCAGGCCCATTCCGGCCTGGGCGAGGCGGCCCTGCGCTGGATCACCGACGACGCGGGTGATTTCCTGCGCCGCGAGCTGAAGCGCGGCCGCCGCTATGACGGCATCCTGCTGGACCCGCCCGCCTACGGCCGGGACCCCAAAGGCCAGGTCTTCCGCTTCGAGACGCATGTGGGTCCGTTGTTGGCCGACTGCCGCCGCCTGCTGGGAGACGAGGCGGACTTCCTCCTGGTCCATGCCTACTCCCTGGGCTACTCGGCCACTGTCATCGGACAGTTGCTGGCCGCCCACCTGCCGGAGGACGGAATCGAGCTGGGCGAGCTGCGCCTGGATGAGGAGGCCCGTCCGGGGCTGCCCTCCCGCCAGCTGCCCTGCAGCGTCTTCGCCCGCTGGTCGGCGCGGAGCGGGCGGTGA
- the hflK gene encoding FtsH protease activity modulator HflK, which produces MMEFKEINLEADWGEWMDRLRQRAGHLLGIVLLLVLALSSWFTVGPEEVGVVLRFGAYTRKVDPGLHLKFPFGIEQVTKVPVERQLKEEFGFRTAKAGVNTQYAKGDFSGESLMMTGDLNLADVEWIIQYRVADPFKYLFRVRGPRETLRDMTEAVMRRVVGDRSVNEVLTVGRQEVCLAVEEELQLLCVQYETGIKIEQVVLQDVNPPDRVKPAFNEVNEAQQEREKLINEARSEYNRIIPRARGEAEQTLQQAEGYAMDRVNRSRGEATRFNSLFTEYQRAPEVTRTRIYLETMRDVLAKSGRKVVLDEAAKGLLPLMLFDGQAAPAATGAGTGGAR; this is translated from the coding sequence ATGATGGAATTCAAGGAAATCAACCTCGAAGCAGATTGGGGCGAATGGATGGACCGCCTGCGCCAGCGGGCCGGCCACCTGCTGGGCATCGTCCTGCTGCTCGTGCTGGCGCTCAGTTCCTGGTTCACGGTGGGCCCCGAGGAAGTCGGCGTCGTGCTGCGCTTCGGCGCCTACACGAGAAAGGTGGATCCCGGCCTTCATCTCAAGTTCCCCTTCGGCATCGAGCAGGTGACGAAGGTGCCTGTCGAGCGGCAGTTGAAGGAGGAGTTCGGCTTCCGCACGGCCAAGGCCGGCGTCAACACACAGTATGCCAAGGGGGATTTCTCGGGTGAATCCCTCATGATGACGGGCGACCTCAACCTGGCCGATGTGGAGTGGATCATCCAGTACCGGGTGGCCGATCCCTTCAAGTACCTCTTCCGCGTGCGGGGACCGCGCGAGACCCTGCGCGACATGACCGAGGCCGTCATGCGGCGGGTGGTGGGCGACCGCAGCGTCAACGAGGTGCTGACGGTGGGACGCCAGGAGGTCTGCCTGGCCGTCGAGGAGGAGCTGCAGCTGCTCTGCGTGCAGTACGAGACGGGCATCAAGATCGAACAGGTCGTGCTGCAGGACGTCAACCCGCCCGATCGCGTCAAGCCCGCCTTCAACGAGGTGAATGAAGCCCAGCAGGAACGCGAGAAGCTGATCAACGAGGCCCGCAGCGAGTACAACCGCATCATACCGAGGGCCCGCGGCGAGGCGGAGCAGACCCTGCAGCAGGCCGAGGGCTATGCCATGGACCGCGTCAACCGCTCCCGCGGCGAGGCGACCCGCTTCAATTCCCTCTTCACCGAATACCAGCGCGCGCCCGAGGTGACACGGACCCGCATCTACCTGGAGACGATGCGCGACGTGCTGGCCAAAAGCGGGCGCAAAGTGGTGCTGGACGAGGCGGCCAAGGGCCTGCTACCACTCATGCTCTTTGATGGACAGGCCGCCCCTGCGGCCACAGGGGCCGGCACGGGAGGTGCACGATGA